In the genome of Rhodoferax fermentans, one region contains:
- a CDS encoding outer membrane lipoprotein-sorting protein — MKLHQLSLFLLGALLSACALAQGAPQPNAQAMLQASDAVRNPDKPFGVTVTLIEYRSGKQTDTSTLGSYAKSDARSGQFRTLIRFVAPARDEGKLMLKNGNDFWFYDPSSRASVRLSPQQRLMGQASNGDVVTVNLAKDYQAKIGLEEEIADGNRQMRRSTRLDLTASSPEASYNRIELWVDSTNSQPLKARFFSESERLLKTVYYRRYQPQLGKERPTEMVIIDGLDTKWVTVMRYSDFVYRDVPEVWLQRDYLPNFKPE; from the coding sequence ATGAAACTGCATCAACTGTCGCTTTTTTTGTTGGGTGCGCTGCTCAGCGCCTGTGCCCTGGCGCAAGGCGCACCTCAGCCCAACGCACAGGCCATGCTGCAGGCCAGCGACGCGGTGCGCAACCCGGACAAGCCTTTTGGTGTGACGGTGACACTGATCGAATACCGCAGCGGCAAACAGACCGATACCAGCACGCTGGGCAGTTACGCCAAGTCGGATGCCCGCAGTGGCCAGTTCCGCACCCTGATCCGTTTTGTGGCACCGGCCCGGGATGAGGGGAAATTGATGCTCAAGAACGGCAACGATTTCTGGTTCTACGACCCGTCCAGCCGCGCGAGCGTGCGCCTGTCGCCACAACAGCGGCTGATGGGGCAAGCCTCCAACGGCGACGTGGTGACCGTGAACCTGGCCAAGGATTACCAGGCCAAGATTGGCCTGGAGGAAGAGATTGCCGACGGCAACCGCCAGATGCGGCGCAGCACCCGACTGGACTTAACAGCCAGCAGCCCGGAGGCCAGCTACAACCGCATCGAGCTGTGGGTCGACAGCACCAACAGCCAGCCACTCAAGGCCCGTTTTTTTTCAGAAAGTGAGCGCCTGCTCAAGACCGTGTATTACCGGCGCTACCAGCCGCAACTGGGCAAGGAGCGCCCGACCGAGATGGTGATCATCGACGGGCTGGATACCAAATGGGTAACCGTGATGCGCTACTCGGACTTTGTCTACCGCGATGTGCCCGAGGTCTGGTTACAACGCGACTACCTGCCCAACTTCAAACCGGAGTGA
- a CDS encoding low molecular weight protein-tyrosine-phosphatase, whose translation MTHVLLVCKANVCRSPMACAVARQLAQAQGRGTQLHFDSAGTHAHSGKRLDARAKDVLLKHRYTPPKSRSRALTAQDFERFDLILAMDQDNLSALQRQCPVSLRGKCRLLLSYAPDLGLSEVPDPYYGDLAGFERVLGLCEAGARGLLAEL comes from the coding sequence ATGACCCACGTCCTTCTGGTGTGTAAAGCCAATGTGTGCCGATCTCCCATGGCCTGCGCGGTGGCCCGGCAACTGGCACAGGCCCAGGGCCGTGGCACCCAATTGCACTTTGACTCGGCCGGTACCCACGCCCACAGTGGCAAACGTCTGGATGCGCGGGCCAAAGATGTGTTGCTCAAACACCGTTACACCCCCCCAAAAAGCCGTTCCCGTGCGCTGACAGCGCAGGACTTTGAACGTTTTGATCTGATCCTGGCCATGGACCAGGACAACCTGTCGGCATTGCAGCGTCAGTGCCCCGTTTCTTTGCGTGGCAAATGCCGCTTGTTGCTGTCGTATGCGCCTGACTTGGGCTTGTCCGAGGTGCCTGACCCGTATTACGGCGATCTGGCCGGTTTTGAGCGTGTGCTCGGCCTGTGTGAGGCGGGTGCTCGCGGGTTGCTGGCCGAACTGTGA
- a CDS encoding NAD-dependent epimerase: MKILVTGAAGFIGMSVAQRLLARGDEVLGLDNLNDYYAVSLKESRLSQLTSQPNFRFVQMDVADRAGIAALFKAEAFDRVVHLAAQAGVRYSLQNPLAYIDSNLVGFANILEGCRHNQVAHLVYASSSSVYGGNTKMPFSEHDSVDHPVSLYAATKKANELMAHTYSHLYGLPTTGLRFFTVYGPWGRPDMAPMLFTQAILEGRSIDVFNHGQMQRDFTYIDDIVEGVLRTVDQIATPNPSYNSAEPDPASSHAPYRIFNIGNSAPVPLLEFIGCIEKALGKTADKRLLPMQPGDVAATFANTDALNNWVGFAPATPLQDGINRFVAWYRDYYRV, from the coding sequence ATGAAGATATTGGTCACCGGTGCGGCCGGTTTTATCGGCATGTCGGTGGCCCAGCGGCTGCTGGCGCGCGGTGATGAGGTGCTTGGGCTGGACAACCTCAACGACTATTACGCGGTATCACTCAAGGAAAGTCGGCTCAGCCAGCTCACATCCCAGCCCAACTTCCGCTTTGTCCAGATGGATGTGGCAGACCGGGCTGGAATAGCCGCCCTGTTCAAGGCAGAGGCTTTTGACCGTGTGGTGCATCTGGCCGCCCAGGCCGGCGTTCGCTACTCGCTGCAGAACCCGTTGGCCTACATCGACAGCAATCTGGTCGGTTTTGCCAATATTCTGGAAGGCTGTCGCCACAACCAGGTGGCGCATCTGGTGTATGCCTCCAGCTCCAGCGTCTATGGCGGCAACACCAAGATGCCGTTTTCCGAACACGACAGCGTGGACCACCCGGTCAGCCTGTACGCGGCCACCAAAAAAGCCAACGAGCTGATGGCACACACCTACAGCCACCTGTACGGTCTGCCGACCACCGGACTGCGCTTTTTCACGGTCTATGGCCCCTGGGGGCGCCCCGACATGGCGCCGATGTTGTTCACCCAGGCGATCCTTGAAGGCCGCAGCATCGATGTGTTCAACCACGGGCAGATGCAACGCGATTTCACCTACATCGACGACATCGTGGAAGGGGTGCTGCGCACCGTGGACCAGATCGCCACACCCAACCCCTCCTACAACAGCGCTGAGCCTGACCCGGCCAGCAGCCACGCGCCCTACCGCATCTTCAACATTGGCAACAGTGCGCCGGTGCCCTTGCTAGAGTTCATTGGCTGCATCGAAAAAGCCCTGGGTAAAACCGCTGACAAACGGCTGCTGCCTATGCAGCCCGGCGATGTGGCGGCCACTTTTGCCAATACCGATGCCTTGAACAATTGGGTGGGTTTTGCGCCTGCCACGCCTTTGCAGGATGGCATCAACCGTTTTGTGGCCTGGTACCGCGACTATTACCGCGTGTAG
- a CDS encoding PilZ domain-containing protein, giving the protein MQTSQAPTPGHSRRTADRVLSELPVEIGGVAGLTRNVSATGVYLETTLDQTPGSRVRFVVEVNVKGELLKMVCAGEVTRVEHKAGTVGVAVKLTSSFFTDTDHAEDPAEQVDD; this is encoded by the coding sequence ATGCAAACATCTCAAGCACCCACACCAGGTCATTCCCGCAGGACAGCCGACAGGGTCTTGTCCGAGTTACCCGTGGAGATCGGCGGCGTCGCGGGGTTGACCAGAAATGTCAGCGCCACTGGTGTTTATCTGGAAACCACGCTTGACCAGACCCCCGGCTCACGGGTGCGTTTTGTGGTTGAGGTGAATGTCAAAGGTGAGCTTCTGAAAATGGTCTGTGCGGGCGAGGTGACGCGGGTCGAGCACAAGGCGGGCACGGTCGGGGTCGCCGTCAAACTGACCAGCTCCTTTTTCACCGATACTGACCACGCAGAAGATCCTGCGGAACAAGTCGACGATTGA
- a CDS encoding GNAT family N-acetyltransferase has product MSFGRSLNQSLRKLFAFLPRQTRFAIYRSFVECDASPSPRLVLKIAETRDELEACFKLLHDAYVGSGFMKPDPSGMRVTLYHALPTTTTLCAKYDGEVVGTLSLIRESLFGFPLQAIFDLNQVRERKGQIAEVSALAVHPKFRKTGGTILFPLMKFMYNYCTTFFDTRHLVIAVNPNRIEMYESLLFFERLTENSVDNYDFANGAPAVGATLDLRTAPILFKQVYGKKPLRRNMHHYFIEAVMPNIVLPTRRYFTTNDPVMTPALLDYFFNQRTQVFAQLDEHKKQLLHAIYNLDAFQPVLPPIAQPTEQKVQRSHQRYSVKCPGSFDVQLTSGARVYELLVVDLSLYGFQVYSQVALPLGEWGEALIKLGTAEKSITKAKAVRERANGLAGFYGFQLAEPDLAWRKFVNAMQSGSTHDDLDNATRFLPDAA; this is encoded by the coding sequence ATGAGTTTTGGGCGGTCTCTCAATCAGAGTTTGCGCAAACTGTTTGCCTTTTTGCCGCGCCAGACCCGGTTTGCCATCTATCGCTCGTTTGTCGAGTGTGATGCCAGCCCCAGCCCACGCCTGGTGCTGAAAATCGCCGAAACCCGCGACGAGCTGGAGGCCTGTTTCAAACTTCTGCACGACGCCTATGTGGGCAGCGGTTTCATGAAACCCGATCCTTCTGGCATGCGTGTGACGCTGTATCACGCCTTGCCCACCACCACCACGCTGTGCGCCAAATACGATGGCGAGGTGGTTGGCACCTTGTCGCTGATTCGGGAGAGCCTGTTCGGCTTTCCCCTGCAAGCCATTTTTGACCTGAACCAGGTGCGTGAGCGCAAAGGGCAGATTGCCGAGGTCTCTGCGCTGGCGGTGCATCCCAAGTTCCGCAAGACGGGCGGCACCATCCTGTTCCCGTTGATGAAGTTCATGTACAACTACTGCACGACCTTCTTTGACACACGCCATCTGGTGATTGCGGTCAACCCCAACCGCATTGAAATGTACGAGTCATTGCTGTTTTTTGAACGCCTGACCGAAAACTCGGTTGATAACTACGATTTTGCCAACGGCGCCCCCGCAGTCGGTGCCACGCTGGATCTGAGAACCGCCCCGATCCTGTTCAAGCAGGTGTACGGCAAAAAGCCTTTGCGCCGCAACATGCACCACTACTTCATTGAAGCGGTCATGCCCAACATCGTGTTGCCGACACGGCGTTACTTCACCACCAATGACCCGGTCATGACGCCAGCGCTGCTGGACTATTTTTTCAACCAGCGTACCCAGGTATTTGCGCAGTTGGATGAGCACAAAAAGCAGTTGCTGCATGCCATCTACAACCTCGACGCTTTCCAACCGGTGCTGCCCCCTATCGCCCAACCCACCGAGCAGAAAGTACAACGTAGCCACCAGCGTTATTCGGTCAAATGCCCGGGCAGTTTTGATGTCCAGCTCACTTCGGGTGCCCGGGTCTATGAACTGCTGGTGGTGGACCTGTCACTTTATGGTTTCCAGGTGTACTCACAGGTGGCCTTGCCCTTGGGTGAGTGGGGCGAGGCCTTGATCAAACTTGGCACGGCCGAAAAATCCATCACCAAGGCCAAGGCCGTACGTGAACGGGCCAATGGCCTGGCCGGCTTCTACGGTTTCCAACTGGCCGAGCCCGACTTGGCCTGGCGCAAGTTTGTCAACGCCATGCAGTCGGGCAGCACCCATGATGATCTGGACAACGCCACCCGTTTTTTACCCGACGCGGCCTGA
- a CDS encoding S1 family peptidase: MNRTPTVVGLAVATCLVSTTAFADLASTVARVKPAIAIVGTYKTTNSPRFALRGTGFVVAEGSQSQGNRLVTNAHVLVPPADADPEASLVVQLRTDNNSWQSRPAKVLEVDALHDLALLRFDGPASAAFKVRSSDTVQEGQSVAFMGFPIGGALGFSPVTHRALVSSIAPAALPTPTASQINPKLIRSVRSNSPFDIFQLDGTAYPGNSGGPLFDPDSGEVLGVVNMVLIKGTRESALSNPSGISYAVPSRYVLELLERNPGN; this comes from the coding sequence ATGAACCGAACACCCACTGTGGTCGGCCTGGCAGTCGCCACCTGCCTGGTTTCCACCACCGCCTTCGCCGACTTAGCCAGCACCGTAGCGCGGGTCAAGCCCGCCATTGCCATCGTAGGCACCTACAAAACCACCAACAGCCCACGTTTTGCGCTGCGCGGCACTGGCTTTGTGGTGGCTGAGGGTTCACAAAGCCAGGGCAACCGATTGGTCACCAATGCCCATGTTCTGGTACCCCCTGCAGATGCCGACCCAGAGGCCAGTCTGGTGGTGCAATTGCGCACCGACAACAACAGCTGGCAAAGCCGCCCGGCCAAAGTGCTGGAGGTGGATGCACTGCATGACCTGGCCTTGCTGCGTTTTGACGGACCTGCCAGCGCCGCCTTCAAGGTCCGCAGCTCGGACACGGTGCAAGAGGGGCAGTCGGTGGCTTTCATGGGGTTCCCGATTGGGGGTGCGCTGGGGTTTTCGCCGGTGACACACAGGGCTTTGGTGTCTTCCATTGCGCCAGCTGCGCTGCCTACCCCCACAGCCAGCCAGATCAACCCCAAGCTCATCCGCAGTGTGCGCAGCAACAGCCCGTTTGACATCTTCCAGCTTGATGGCACGGCCTACCCAGGCAACAGTGGCGGCCCGCTGTTCGACCCGGACAGTGGCGAGGTGCTCGGGGTGGTGAACATGGTGCTGATCAAGGGCACACGCGAATCGGCACTGAGCAACCCGTCGGGTATCAGCTACGCGGTGCCGTCGCGTTATGTGCTGGAGTTGCTGGAGAGAAATCCCGGCAACTGA
- the prsT gene encoding XrtA/PEP-CTERM system TPR-repeat protein PrsT, whose protein sequence is MPHLTTQKFSLSAHLRQLSSAALACAVLCSSQTVWAADAKASKYYEDALTRFEKQDTTGAIIQLKNALQIDKNMLPVQMLLGKALLQNGDVVAAEVAFNEALRLGVNRAEVVVPLAQTYMAQGKQAQVLSQPQFDAAGLPPDVQLQVWLIRAAASADTGDLRAALKAVDEARVLDPRSAEPWLAEVPVRIRAKQFKEAEAAVARALELAPNSAQAWYQKGSVAHVSGNLPASLAAYDQALKLDPKHIESRVARAGLYLDLNRPADTQADIDALTRYAREASLARKEPVQPTGPNEPRASYLQALLAERNQQPAVAQKALKEITTLLDPVPIDFIRYRPQLLMLNGLAHYGLNESEKAAQALEYFQKVQGSTPVAKLLAQIYLTQSNTNRAIDLLEAYLRSSPNDGQAMTMLAGALMSKGQNAKATALMQQALQTQDRPEFRSVLGLSLIRSGQAGSGMTELETAFKKDPRQTQAATTLIGLYLRNNQAAKAVTLADTLVKQQPNNAGFYNLLGMARGQSGKVTESKAAFEKAIALDPAFVQPKLNLARVEIATRAFDVAETRLEAILKDNEKDTDAMYEMALLSDRRGQEAHAQRWLEKATDLSGPKDTRWALALSDFHLQRGRPGPALDAVKKAAAKAPDDLPVLMMYARAQIANGDTVGAKSSLTSATRVAAYNPGQQVDIAQLQMSVRNWAGASYSLDKAISTSADYLPALALLSELELMQGGPAKAEQRAREIVAKYPKRAVGPGLLGDIAQSRGQAQQAQAFYKQAHQLEPSTGSFLKLFGALSSQDGGKPALQLAQSWVKARPRDAIAQKTLANAYARNGQFAAAKNTFEVLLKLTPDDSDVMNNLANVLLRLKDPSAITVAEQAVAKAPTNYNAIDTLGWALFQAGQTDRALQLLRDARLRQPASPEIRYHLAAVLAKTGRNNEAREELEAALKGGASFEAGADARALLQTLK, encoded by the coding sequence ATGCCTCACCTCACCACCCAAAAGTTCAGTTTGTCCGCCCATTTGCGCCAGCTGAGTTCGGCCGCATTGGCTTGTGCCGTCCTGTGCTCCAGCCAAACGGTCTGGGCCGCCGACGCCAAAGCTTCCAAATATTACGAAGATGCACTCACCCGTTTTGAAAAGCAGGACACAACCGGCGCCATCATCCAGCTCAAAAACGCCCTGCAGATCGACAAGAACATGTTGCCGGTGCAGATGTTGTTGGGCAAGGCCCTGTTGCAAAACGGTGATGTGGTCGCTGCTGAGGTGGCGTTCAACGAAGCGCTGCGCCTGGGTGTAAACCGTGCTGAGGTGGTTGTGCCGCTGGCGCAAACCTACATGGCGCAGGGCAAGCAGGCGCAGGTGCTGAGTCAGCCGCAGTTTGATGCAGCGGGTTTGCCGCCAGATGTGCAGTTGCAGGTCTGGCTGATTCGGGCCGCAGCCAGTGCCGACACGGGGGACTTGCGCGCTGCCCTCAAAGCGGTGGATGAGGCGCGTGTGCTGGATCCCCGCTCGGCCGAGCCCTGGCTGGCCGAGGTGCCTGTGCGTATTCGCGCCAAACAGTTCAAGGAAGCCGAGGCTGCGGTCGCCCGTGCGCTGGAGCTCGCGCCCAACTCGGCGCAAGCCTGGTACCAGAAAGGTTCGGTGGCCCATGTGTCTGGCAACCTGCCAGCCAGCCTGGCCGCTTACGACCAAGCCCTCAAACTCGACCCCAAACACATCGAGTCGCGTGTGGCCCGGGCCGGGCTCTACCTGGACCTGAACCGCCCGGCTGACACCCAGGCCGACATTGATGCCCTGACGCGTTATGCCCGCGAAGCCAGCCTTGCCCGCAAAGAGCCCGTGCAACCCACCGGCCCCAACGAGCCCAGGGCCTCTTACCTGCAGGCGCTGTTGGCCGAACGCAACCAACAACCCGCAGTGGCACAAAAGGCCCTGAAAGAGATCACCACGCTGCTTGATCCGGTACCGATTGACTTCATTCGCTACCGGCCTCAGTTGCTCATGCTCAATGGCCTGGCGCATTACGGCTTGAATGAGTCCGAAAAAGCGGCCCAGGCGCTGGAGTATTTCCAGAAAGTGCAAGGCAGCACCCCGGTGGCCAAACTGCTGGCACAGATTTACTTGACGCAGTCCAACACCAACCGTGCTATCGATCTGCTGGAGGCTTACCTGCGGAGCAGCCCCAACGACGGCCAGGCTATGACGATGCTGGCCGGGGCTCTGATGTCCAAAGGCCAGAACGCCAAAGCCACGGCCCTGATGCAGCAGGCCTTGCAAACCCAGGACCGTCCTGAATTTCGTTCGGTGCTGGGTTTGAGCCTGATCCGCAGCGGTCAGGCAGGCAGTGGCATGACCGAGTTGGAGACGGCCTTCAAAAAAGACCCGCGCCAGACCCAAGCGGCCACCACCCTGATTGGTCTGTACCTGCGCAACAACCAGGCGGCCAAGGCCGTGACTTTGGCGGACACCTTGGTCAAACAGCAACCCAATAACGCCGGGTTTTACAACTTGCTGGGCATGGCGCGTGGCCAAAGCGGCAAGGTGACCGAGTCCAAAGCCGCGTTCGAGAAAGCCATCGCGCTGGACCCGGCCTTTGTGCAACCCAAGCTGAATCTGGCCCGGGTTGAGATTGCCACCCGGGCGTTTGATGTCGCCGAGACCCGCCTGGAAGCCATTCTGAAAGACAACGAGAAAGACACCGACGCCATGTACGAGATGGCCTTGCTGTCAGACCGGCGCGGCCAGGAAGCGCACGCCCAGCGTTGGCTGGAGAAAGCCACTGACCTGTCGGGCCCCAAAGACACTCGCTGGGCATTGGCGCTGTCAGACTTTCACCTGCAGCGCGGTCGGCCCGGCCCGGCGCTTGATGCCGTTAAAAAGGCTGCCGCCAAAGCCCCTGACGATTTGCCTGTGCTGATGATGTATGCGCGGGCTCAAATTGCCAATGGCGACACCGTGGGTGCCAAAAGCAGTTTGACCTCGGCCACCCGGGTGGCCGCCTATAACCCGGGTCAGCAGGTGGATATTGCACAGCTGCAAATGTCTGTCAGGAACTGGGCTGGGGCCTCTTACAGCCTGGACAAGGCGATATCAACTTCTGCAGACTACCTGCCCGCTTTGGCGTTGTTGAGTGAGTTGGAGCTGATGCAGGGTGGGCCCGCCAAAGCCGAACAACGCGCGCGTGAAATCGTCGCCAAATACCCCAAGCGTGCCGTCGGCCCAGGCCTGCTCGGCGATATTGCCCAGTCGCGCGGACAGGCGCAGCAAGCGCAGGCGTTCTACAAACAGGCCCACCAGCTGGAGCCGTCCACTGGCAGCTTCCTCAAGTTGTTTGGGGCGTTGAGTAGCCAGGACGGTGGCAAACCCGCCTTGCAACTGGCCCAGAGCTGGGTCAAAGCACGACCCAGAGATGCCATCGCTCAAAAAACGCTGGCCAACGCCTATGCTCGTAATGGCCAGTTTGCCGCTGCCAAAAATACGTTTGAGGTTCTGCTGAAGCTGACTCCAGACGACAGCGACGTCATGAACAACCTGGCCAACGTCTTGTTACGCCTGAAAGACCCCAGCGCCATCACCGTGGCTGAACAAGCTGTGGCCAAAGCACCCACCAACTACAACGCCATCGACACCCTGGGCTGGGCATTGTTCCAGGCTGGCCAAACCGATCGCGCCCTGCAACTGCTGCGCGACGCCCGCCTGCGCCAGCCCGCCAGCCCCGAGATTCGTTATCACCTGGCGGCGGTGTTGGCGAAAACCGGACGCAATAACGAGGCGCGCGAGGAATTGGAGGCGGCGTTGAAAGGGGGGGCAAGCTTTGAAGCTGGCGCTGACGCGCGCGCTTTACTGCAGACCCTGAAATGA
- the xdp1 gene encoding exosortase-dependent surface protein XDP1 has translation MKTVVLKKIVQALTLASAAAFGSSAFAGATWLFGDNNPTNECNATEAAGGCAAQAGSTAGSPSVRVSAFSTTGTSGTFAAATLTSWDGGLGVQANGAVNDSGTPQHSMDNDGYTDMILLNFGSAKIDLDSVKIGWNNGGGDADISVFRYIGTSASPTPAGLSVTNMSSGGWELVGNYADLSSSGARGVNSTNTSSSWWLISAYSEGFGSSKETAGGTLGSGNDYFKVLSVAGNVVAPPPPSKIPEPGSLALMGIAMAGFVATRRRKSKAI, from the coding sequence ATGAAAACCGTTGTTCTCAAGAAAATTGTTCAGGCACTGACCTTGGCCTCCGCTGCCGCGTTTGGTTCTTCTGCATTCGCGGGCGCAACCTGGTTGTTTGGTGACAATAACCCGACAAACGAATGCAACGCTACCGAAGCAGCCGGTGGTTGTGCCGCGCAGGCTGGATCCACGGCAGGATCACCCAGCGTCCGCGTGTCCGCCTTTTCGACCACAGGAACATCCGGGACGTTTGCTGCAGCAACTCTGACATCCTGGGATGGCGGTTTGGGCGTCCAGGCCAACGGTGCTGTGAACGACTCGGGGACACCGCAGCATTCCATGGATAACGATGGCTACACAGACATGATTTTGCTGAATTTTGGTAGTGCCAAGATTGATTTGGACAGTGTCAAGATCGGTTGGAACAACGGTGGTGGAGATGCCGACATCAGTGTATTTCGGTACATAGGCACCTCTGCCTCTCCAACGCCAGCTGGTCTCTCAGTCACCAATATGTCTTCCGGGGGCTGGGAGCTGGTCGGCAATTATGCGGATCTGAGCTCGTCTGGTGCGCGGGGCGTGAACAGCACCAACACCTCATCCAGCTGGTGGCTGATCAGTGCTTACAGTGAAGGTTTTGGCTCATCTAAAGAGACCGCAGGTGGTACTTTGGGGTCTGGCAACGACTATTTCAAAGTGTTGTCTGTGGCGGGGAATGTAGTAGCCCCGCCACCACCCAGCAAGATTCCCGAACCCGGTTCCCTGGCTCTGATGGGTATCGCCATGGCAGGTTTTGTTGCTACCCGTCGCCGCAAGTCAAAAGCAATCTGA
- the ald gene encoding alanine dehydrogenase has translation MLIGLPKEIKNHEYRVGLTPASVRELSSHGHQLLVQSGAGAAISLSDAQYQAAGAKLVSTAAEVFATADMIVKVKEPQPDECAMLRPGQILYTYLHLAPDPEQTAALVKSGAVCIAYETITGPGGGLPLLAPMSEVAGRMAIQAGATHLEKSKGGMGILLGGVPGVPAGHVVILGAGVVGTHALQMAVGVGARVTVLDKNVDRLRALDLVFGNRIHTVYSNAQSVEDAVLGADLVVGGVLIPGAAAPKLVTRDMISRMKPGAVVVDVAIDQGGCFETSHATTHAEPTYLVGDVVHYCVANMPGAVARTSTFALNNATISHAVALANKGWKQALRDNPHLKAGLNVCDGKITYEAVARDLGYDYVSADTML, from the coding sequence ATGCTGATCGGACTACCCAAGGAAATCAAAAACCATGAATACCGCGTCGGACTGACCCCGGCCAGCGTACGTGAGCTCTCCAGCCACGGCCACCAGCTGCTGGTGCAGTCCGGCGCCGGCGCCGCCATTAGCCTGAGCGACGCGCAGTACCAGGCGGCTGGTGCCAAGCTGGTGAGCACCGCTGCTGAAGTATTTGCCACGGCCGACATGATCGTCAAGGTCAAAGAACCCCAGCCCGATGAATGCGCGATGTTGCGCCCCGGACAAATTTTGTACACCTATCTGCATCTGGCGCCCGACCCCGAGCAGACCGCTGCACTGGTGAAGTCTGGCGCGGTGTGTATCGCTTACGAAACCATCACCGGCCCGGGTGGTGGCCTGCCGCTGCTGGCGCCCATGAGTGAAGTGGCAGGACGCATGGCGATTCAGGCCGGTGCCACACATCTGGAAAAGAGCAAGGGCGGCATGGGCATTTTGCTGGGTGGTGTACCGGGCGTGCCTGCGGGCCACGTGGTGATCTTGGGCGCGGGTGTGGTGGGTACCCATGCATTACAGATGGCCGTCGGTGTGGGTGCCAGAGTGACCGTGCTGGACAAGAATGTGGACCGCCTGCGTGCCCTGGACTTGGTGTTTGGCAACCGCATCCACACCGTGTACTCCAACGCCCAGAGTGTGGAAGACGCTGTGCTGGGTGCCGACCTGGTGGTAGGTGGTGTGCTGATCCCTGGTGCGGCCGCACCCAAGCTGGTCACGCGCGACATGATCAGTCGCATGAAACCGGGCGCCGTGGTGGTCGATGTGGCCATTGACCAAGGCGGCTGCTTCGAGACCAGCCACGCCACCACCCATGCCGAGCCAACCTACCTGGTGGGTGATGTGGTGCACTACTGCGTGGCCAACATGCCTGGCGCTGTGGCGCGCACCAGCACCTTTGCGTTGAACAACGCCACCATAAGCCACGCGGTGGCACTGGCCAACAAAGGCTGGAAACAGGCCCTGCGCGACAACCCGCATCTCAAGGCTGGTTTGAATGTGTGTGACGGCAAAATCACCTACGAAGCCGTGGCGCGAGACCTGGGATATGACTACGTCAGCGCCGACACAATGCTATAA